One genomic region from Catenovulum adriaticum encodes:
- a CDS encoding ChaB family protein, with protein MPYSNRSELPSSVKDNLPKHAQDIYKEAFNSAWDTYKNSEDRDSDDDRETVAHKVAWSAVKNTYHKNANGDWVKD; from the coding sequence GTGCCGTATAGTAATCGTAGTGAATTGCCCTCATCAGTAAAAGATAATTTACCTAAACATGCACAAGATATATATAAAGAAGCTTTTAATAGTGCATGGGATACTTACAAAAACTCTGAAGACAGAGATTCAGATGATGATCGCGAAACAGTCGCGCACAAAGTAGCTTGGTCAGCGGTTAAAAATACCTACCATAAAAATGCAAACGGAGATTGGGTAAAAGATTAG